From Micropterus dolomieu isolate WLL.071019.BEF.003 ecotype Adirondacks linkage group LG06, ASM2129224v1, whole genome shotgun sequence:
ATCCTGCAGAGCTACGAACTCTAGGTGTGGGGGTTGAGGGATGAAACAGTCCATTTTAAAAGTCATcctaaatgttgttttcctttttcctcaGTGTGAAAAATGTGACCTTCACTTCAGACACAAGAGTCAGCTGAGGCTTCACCTCAGACAGAAACATGGTGCGGTCACTAACACCAAGGCTCAGTATCGCAGGACTCCCAGCAACATCATCACAGGACTGGTGAACTCCTGCTGAGTCTGCTGCATtctttagtttttcttgtgcaCCGGCCGCCATGTTGTCAAAAAatttttcacaaacaaaaacataaatattatatatatgccCTTTATGCATTTATATATGATGCACATTACTTTATGTAAGCTCTTTGGTATTTCAAAGATTGTAGAAGTTTATGCTTTCGTTGTGAATGTGAATTGTGAATGTGAATTTGAGCAGGTaaccaaactgaatgtcagcgTTGAAGGACAGCTCTCTTTCTCATTCGGATTGAGAATCACTGTTACAGTTGTGCTTTTGGTACTGGTGTGAATTTTCCCAGTAATGTGGTCACAGTTTATGTAGTTATTTTTCATTAGgctgtttttgtaaataagataatatatattttgagaTTGCCATCTGCTGGCAGAGTACGAATATATTTACGTTAAGGTCGTTTTTCTTAAGTGCAGTGATCTTCACTGACTGTCAATAAAACGAAGGCTTGTTATTTAGCCATTTCATATTTTGTGGTACGCATTGTAATATGTTCAGATTGTCGTTCATTTAAAAATTGTAATGTACATATTTTCTATCCTATTCTAGGCTCCTGTTGGTATTTTGCACATGCTCATGATGctgtaattcatttattttcattcaaataTTTCTACTTAAAATGTTGTTGACATGTCAAAAAAATTGTTAGACCCCATGTGCAGCACTTACTATCTACCTATTTATGTTCTACGTTTTCTTGGCtgtattgtattacattttggtgCTGCAATGATCCATTTTCCCCACCAGGATCgtgattgtattttattgaaCCTTATGTATTACAGTGCACTCGTACGAACCAGTATATCCATAGTGCCTTACAGTCACActtttttattaatacattataAGTCTGACAATATGAAAGCGCTGGTAGTTAGAAACTGCTTTTGTGATGCATTTTACATTTGGTACATTGCCCAGTTGTCATGTGCATGCATGTCAggtactgttgttgttttggaagATGACAATCTGTTGTGTGTGGCTCTTAAAATGTAGATACACCAGGCCTCAAGCTAAAAAATGCTCAGGAATATTATTAATATGTAAGCAAATGTCTTTGTaactgcatatatatatatatatatatatatatatatatatatatatatatataaaaataaaatgcaagtcATGCAGTTCTTGTTGCAACAATTCTATTCATTATATGCAAGTAAGATGGTTAGAGCAAAGACTGATTTGAACCTTTAACTACTAATGTCATTATGTAGGTACTTGCTAAACCTCCTCCCTGGTGTTCACTCTTATGGATCATCAATTATTATCCtatacagataaaaaaaaatcatttggaGTAGCACAGAGGATTTAAGTAGCCAataaatttgatatttttgtgtGGGGAAAAGTCATACATCTAGGGATGTCAAAAATGACTCATTCATCAATACCAcgaataaatacataaatgaacgctgaaatatataaaatcacaCATACTGAATTAAAAGAATTGTTTATAAATGAATGCTGAAATCAATAGAAATGTTTAACctaaaagtaaatatataaatactaaaatacatataaaatacaaGATTAAAATGCAGATTTATATAAATACGTTAGACATTTATTTCCCCAGAAATGTCaaatagttatttatttaacgctcatatttacaaaatttttaaaatatttatatacttaTTTATTGACGACTGAGTTATTTTTCATCCTCAATGTAAAATCCAAGTGAAAGagaattgattaaaaaaaagaaactcagGATAAACCTGCTCAAATGATAGTGATGtccagcgccccctgctggctgatTAGGTTGAGAGCTACAAAGTGCACAGGGCTTTGTAAAAGGCTGTGTAGGATTTAATAACTTGATCAAAATCTTTTTATGGAATTAACTCCAGCAATATACTTATACACAGAGACAAGTACAAAAATGAAAGCATGTACTGTATGAATAGGAAACCCTTGCATAACACTGACCAAACACAAagggaaattttttttttttacttcagtttTATGTCCCCTCGCTCAAGCAGATACAGTACAGATTTAAACGTTCATTTTTATCTCCATGTTCTCTCTATGACGAGTTTCGAGGGTCGTAGCTATGATGAAGCACATCGAGGTGATAAAGAATGGGCCATCTATCACAGAGACATATGCCTGGTAACGCTAGATGGCACAAAAGCAACTGGTCATGGCCCTGTGTTGCTGCCCATTAAACATGAACCtgatgttttatacattttatttggagGCGATTGGCTGTTCCGTCTAGTATTAAACCAATCCCAGTCTGTCATTATCAGGTCAAACAACAATTTGGTCTGAAGCATTATGGCTGCTTCCAATAACATGATACTATGAAGACATTTGTGATATATACCATTTTTGTAGAGACTTACTACTTACCACTACTAGAAGTGTGTTTGATCGTTGACAGAAAAAGTACCTCTCTAAGCGAACGATCCATTTTGTTACTATGCAAGGGCCTCAAACTATGATGAAAAACGGTGCTATGAGCTTTTCTGAAAATGAACTACTTCGTCACAAGTAGCTGCTAGGTGTCTCCACCTCTCATTCACACCAATACATATTGTACACACATCACAAACAGTGCAGCGTTTACAAAAGAGATggaaaacaaggggaaaaaaaagtcacCAAAAGTAAAAATTCAAAGGAACAGACACATAATCTTATTATAGTGTACTTGCAGttgataaaaagaaaactaaaaaaaggtAAATGAATGTTGTTGGCAGCTGGAGAAACTCAACCCTCTTTGTCTAGGATGGCTTTCACTTGAGCAAACacctgaaagagaaaaacagatgaGTATACTCCTGCCAAGTCATTTCAAAACCTGAACTACATAAAGTGCACGTTTCCACATCACGCTTGTGTAAGTTGCATTTTGGACCCCGGCTGGCATTGAAACTAGTAGTGATATCACAAAATCAGCTGGTACATAGAAGCGTTCAAGGTTGGCGCACAGAAACTTTCCCCCTTTAGCAGTTGACTGACAAACAGCTGTTGGCGGTGCCCAATCGAGGCGGTGCAACAGTTTGGACTTGTCTGTGGAGTCACCCTTGTTTCTGAAGTGACGcttattttaagtttaagttaagGTGGAGCTTGGTTAGGCCTTTTTTCTACTGGAAAGTGATTGATTTACCAAATCCAATATACagttatatagttatatatatacagtttataAGAGCATCTTGTGGCCATCAAATGAACTACATCTTAAAGAATTTACACTTCAAATTCAACATGCATTTGGGGAAGTTTTTTACTTCCACAGAGATGCCCCTGAGCCTGAATTAATAGTGTCAGTCCTCTGTTTCTCCTAATTTGTTCTCCAAAGCCTTTGAGAGAGTTTGCTGACTAATAAAACTGCAATACTACTTGACAACAGTTTGATGGCAAATATGGGACTGGATTTCCCAGctatagcctacatttaatgCAGACATACAATCTCAGGCAGACATCGGCGAGACTCATAtggataacaaactggataaaaccatcaagttcttaaaataactccaatGCAGataaagcaacacaaaaataaaagcgggacagtttggaaggttattaaaacatttccagcgacaagagctgcagatcagatGCAGGACTCATGCAGAGGAACGTGATTTTAACAAGcttaattacctgctgtaatcagctgttccactACGCCTCTGTGTAAAaacctgactgatgaaaacttaaaacaactcTGGACCCAGTGTTTAGGTAAACTCCAACAGCCGTTCGCTGTAAACACGCCGGCTGCTATTTCCGAGCAATACCTAATGCCGACTTttgatctcaggcggacatcagCGAGACGTGTGtgctatttgactgttgattgtgatttattggtttgcaaacaacagtggaaaagagaggagcagttgtagaaaaacacctgacattctccagttaaagccagtagcctctactcgcccactcagaaattcactgcaaggcaagccccacccccccaaagtacccggtactttcggaaagtactatCCCCtaagcagggactttttggggggtaaaataaagaccctagaactacatttagaccaTCATCCCTCCGGTGGAAAAAccgtgagttcctccaaaggttcctagttctggggtatagttcctttggtagAAATGTGGCTATACTCAGGGTAAATGTCACTTGCTTATCATACCTCCTCCCAAATTACATCCCCCAAAATGTCTCTTTGGAAAACCATGGGTTCATTGATGTTTTTTCCGAAAGTTGATGCCATTCTCTCACCTCATCCACAGAACGAGAGGCGTCTACAGTGCGCACCTTTCCTTGTTTCTCATACAGTTTAATGATTGGTTGTGTAGACTGCAGGTAGGTTTGGATTCTGCATCAAAGGGAAAGAAATGCCTCGTTATTGGGGTTAGATGACACAGGGGACTCAAATGAGACACAAATTAGGTCAAAATCACAGTTGCAGGTACCCAACGGTCAGCTAAATGGGTCAGACAAATCTATACTGACCAGATAAGCTTGTTGTGCTTTGTCACAGAGAGAAGCAAATCAGTATGGAAAATCAATTAATGGTCAAAGGCAGCAGGCTTGTTTAAAAACGCAAATCACATTCTAAAATCTTGGGTTCAATACTTTTAAAGTcaagtattttgtttgtgttgcaggTCTGTACCTTTTCTCCAAGCTTTCTCTGTTGTCATCTGTGCGTCCACTGCTCTTCCCTCTTTCTAAACATCTGTCGATGCAAACCTGTGGacaagaaaagacagagagtgtgtgctCAGTGTAAAATGGCTCTGACGATGGAGGAGATTTAGCTTTCCAGTTTCCATGACGTACCTCATTGCCGCAGTCAAAGAAAAGCACAAATTTGACATCTGCTTTGCCATCCATGACAGAGTTCCACCCCTGAAGGTTGTCCTCATTACGGGGAAAACCGTCTATGAGGAAACGGAACTTTTTATCATCTTGATTCATTGTGTCTTCCATTGCcttacaaaaacagaaagagcaaaataaaaatatattacctGATTTGAATTCACTGAAATAGAAGTTTATTCAAATGATAAATGAGAACCCGATTCCAGACAGACCAATTCAAATAGACAATGACAAACATTCAGCCCAGTGTGCTGTGTATAGgtcaacacaaaaacaaactgttccACAATGCTGACCAACTTAAGGAAGAGCACTGTACAGTCTCACAGAGCAGCTGTGGTTTTGCTAGCTCAAAACACACTATAGACGttcagggctcgacaataacggtggcccaATGTAAAAAAGCAACATTGGGACTGTTGAACTACCAActagtatttaaaaaaacaatcacattagaaactcaacatactgcagttgttttgcagctcttggcgcGCACTGTTATCTAATCAAGAGTTGTAGTGACGTGACGAGtgtttgtcaaatgttatttctctaatctcaatcaagtGGCATCttctgggtctgaaagtgaaaccgtGCAGATGGAACTTTAATCTGCATTCTATCTatcggccagcagggggcgagtctgcttgttgcaaaaagaagtccgcttccattagaaataatggtaaaataatatattatggaataaaatgttgctacttctcacctgaattattccctcagtaaacactttcctaatgagttcatggtctcagttgctagtttaAAGTCTGCtacaacacaacatgatgttcatttagtaaatcatggtcctatttagggggGAAAAAGACCAGAAAGCAGCATATACTTTAGGGgacgggactaccttgtgactgagctaccatggtgacctgtcaatcaggatagaggcgacttaTATTCGCTGCTCTGTATaaagttttttattaaatggctggCAGCAGGAAAGAAAGCATGTCATCTTTgagtctgttttaactgtgattaaatttttttaaatattcaggatgtatttaataaatgattaaacatgttaacagtatttataaagttgttgtttttttcacaaggttttgttgtaacactgaaataacttttggaaggagggacagtaaaaattgtcttgaggccagtaagtttcaaacccactcGCCTGGTGGGGCCGGttgcaaaaaaaattaacattgaGCCCTGGACGTTTAAACACTAACAATGATCCAGGCCAGACATTGGCTGTTTCATCAATAAACAAGAGAAGTTCTGCCCACAAGAGGGCATGACTAGCCAAGAGATGAGAATCAAATTCAATCTGTGATCAGATTTAaagtttcattttcactttttggAGGAAAGTATTTTTTAAGTGCTGTAACATTAACAAAAGTCGAGTTGCGCTGGTGTGCAAAAAGGTCCTGACTAATAGTGTCTGACTCCTGGCAGACTGAACTGGATTTTCCTCATGCTAGGTAAACACAAACCAGATTTACAGGCTTTATTTGGTACATACCTTCCTGAGTAAGTTGATGGTGATCTCCACAGGGACGATTTTGCCCTCCTTGATGTAGTTGGCAATGAGCTGTCCGAACTCTGACCCCTCTCTAGCTCGCTCTTCCCTCAGCAAGTCCCCAGCTGACAAGTGGGTGTAACTGTAGCTCTGAgagacaaatgtttttttaagaagGTAAGTTTTGATGAAAATTAAATCTCAAAGAAAAGCACTTCGAAACCAGTCATCAAGAGTCCACTTCTGGTGAGGAGAAAGTGGCAGTTGGTCATTTTAAATAGGTTTGTAGATTTATATTAACACTAAAACTCTGCATTTGAAAAAGACAGCATTTACAGAGAAGCTAAATTATTCTCACTCACAGGCCAGCAAGAAGTCAGTCCTTGTGCAATGAATGAAAGGAGCCTCTATGCATAGCTGCCATCCAGGCCTAACCGCCGTAACAGGGAAGCCAACACCCAGTAACATCCGTGAACAAGAGTAGTGATTAATTCTCTCTTATAGGAGCTCTCtctcagtcaaacacacacacacacacacatcaaagaaCATTAATTGGCCCCCATTAGAGCCGCAGATTCATAAGCTTTCATGAGT
This genomic window contains:
- the cmpk gene encoding UMP-CMP kinase — translated: MIARLFSNVSQRVPSFLYRVSLMMNPQVVFVLGGPGAGKGTQCSKIVESYSYTHLSAGDLLREERAREGSEFGQLIANYIKEGKIVPVEITINLLRKAMEDTMNQDDKKFRFLIDGFPRNEDNLQGWNSVMDGKADVKFVLFFDCGNEVCIDRCLERGKSSGRTDDNRESLEKRIQTYLQSTQPIIKLYEKQGKVRTVDASRSVDEVFAQVKAILDKEG